The Neovison vison isolate M4711 chromosome 13, ASM_NN_V1, whole genome shotgun sequence genome includes a region encoding these proteins:
- the MRPL52 gene encoding 39S ribosomal protein L52, mitochondrial isoform X1, producing the protein MAALRSLLLSVRRLHSSVAAQAGSQWRLQQGLAANPSGYGPLTEYPDWSYADGRPAPPMRGQLRRKAQREKFARRVVLLSQEMDAGLQAWQLRQQQKLQEEERKQKNALKPKGALLQNPRSNQ; encoded by the exons GTGTCCGGAGGCTGCACAGCAGTGTGGCGGCTCAGGCGGGTAGCCAGTGGCGACTCCA GCAGGGCCTGGCTGCCAACCCCTCCGGCTACGGGCCCCTGACGGAGTACCCAGACTGGTCTTACGCTG ATGGCCGCCCCGCACCTCCAATGAGAGGCCAACTTCGAAGAAAAGCCCAAAGGGAGAAGTTTGCA AGACGAGTTGTACTGCTGTCACaggaaatggatgctggattacAGGCATGGCAGCTCAGGCAGCAGCAGAAGttgcaggaagaagaaaggaagcagaaaaatgcTCTTAAACCCAAAGGGGCCCTCCTGCAGAACCCACgatcaaatcaataa
- the MRPL52 gene encoding 39S ribosomal protein L52, mitochondrial isoform X2 yields MAALRSLLLSVRRLHSSVAAQAGSQWRLQQGLAANPSGYGPLTEYPDWSYADGRPAPPMRGQLRRKAQREKFAVSETSCTAVTGNGCWITGMAAQAAAEVAGRRKEAEKCS; encoded by the exons GTGTCCGGAGGCTGCACAGCAGTGTGGCGGCTCAGGCGGGTAGCCAGTGGCGACTCCA GCAGGGCCTGGCTGCCAACCCCTCCGGCTACGGGCCCCTGACGGAGTACCCAGACTGGTCTTACGCTG ATGGCCGCCCCGCACCTCCAATGAGAGGCCAACTTCGAAGAAAAGCCCAAAGGGAGAAGTTTGCAGTGAGTG AGACGAGTTGTACTGCTGTCACaggaaatggatgctggattacAGGCATGGCAGCTCAGGCAGCAGCAGAAGttgcaggaagaagaaaggaagcagaaaaatgcTCTTAA